The DNA region AGAGGATCGGCGTTGACCAGCATCCACGACGGAACCGGGCGCGTTCCGGCTGCGTTCCTCGCGCAGGGCACGTCGTCGTTCACCGACTTCCTCGGTTCCTACGCGCCCGAACTGCTGCCGCACCGGCGTGCGCTGCCCGCAGGAGCCCACGTGGACGCACCCCACGGCACCACGATCGTCGCGGCGACGTTCCCGGGCGGCGTGGTCATGGCCGGCGACCGGCGAGCGACCATGGGAAACCTGATCGCCCAGCGCGACATCGAGAAGGTCTTCCCGGCCGACGAGTTCAGCTGCGTCAGCATCGCCGGCACCGCCGGGATCGGGCTGGAGATGACCCGGCTGTTCCAGGTGGAACTCGAGCACTACGAGAAGATCGAGGGCACCACGCTCTCCCTGGACGGTAAGGCCAACCGGCTGAGCACGATGATCCGCGGCAACCTCGGGCTGGCCATGCAGGGCCTCGCAGTGGTGCCGATGTTCGTCGGCTACGACCCGGAGTCCCGCGAAGGGCGCATCTTCAGCTACGACGTCACCGGCGGACGGTACGAGGAGACCAACTACCACTCGGTGGGCTCCGGGTCGCTGTTCGCCCGAGGTGCGCTGAAGAAGCTGCACAGGCCCGGCATGAACGCCGACCAGGTGGTCCGGGTGACGGTGCAAGCGCTCTACGACGCCGCCGACGACGACTCGGCCACCGGTGGCCCGGACCTGACCCGGTCGATCTGGCCGGTGGTCTTCGTGATCACCGCGGACGGCGCCCACCGCTGGTCCGACACCGAGGTCGGCATGGTCGTGCGCAGTGTGGTCGAGGAGCGGATGACCGCTCCGGACGGCCCGCACGCCGCCGAGTGATTCCTCGTCAGCAGGCTTCCGTTCCCAGGAGAGGACCCCAGTCGCGGTGACGACTCCCTTCTACATCTCGCCCGAACAGATCATGAAGGACAAGGCGGACTATGCCCGTAAGGGCATAGCCCGCGGGCGGTCCGCCGTGGTCCTGCAGTACGACGCCGGCATCCTGCTGGTCGCGGAGAACTGGTCGCCGGCGCTGCACAAGATCAGCGAGATCTACGACCA from Sporichthyaceae bacterium includes:
- the prcB gene encoding proteasome subunit beta is translated as MTSIHDGTGRVPAAFLAQGTSSFTDFLGSYAPELLPHRRALPAGAHVDAPHGTTIVAATFPGGVVMAGDRRATMGNLIAQRDIEKVFPADEFSCVSIAGTAGIGLEMTRLFQVELEHYEKIEGTTLSLDGKANRLSTMIRGNLGLAMQGLAVVPMFVGYDPESREGRIFSYDVTGGRYEETNYHSVGSGSLFARGALKKLHRPGMNADQVVRVTVQALYDAADDDSATGGPDLTRSIWPVVFVITADGAHRWSDTEVGMVVRSVVEERMTAPDGPHAAE